A DNA window from Streptomyces canus contains the following coding sequences:
- a CDS encoding rhomboid family intramembrane serine protease: MISNWRVTVGGANRSLWGPAPVTYGLIALCSLIFLVGPASGLDPAYGTGDAALAAQRAYFHRWGVVPAELFANSPGAALTPATALFVHGSWVHLLGNMLFLYVFGMMAEERMGRVQFLLFYVGCGYLALLGYAAANADSEQSLVGASGAISAVLGAFLFLFPGARVTSLLPFLFFLPLRFPAWVVLPFWAALQWLAAGRASEGPGVAYLAHLVGFGLGLVFAWVRFGRTTRVKSAPAPSPEGENQP; encoded by the coding sequence GTGATCAGTAACTGGAGGGTGACGGTCGGTGGAGCGAACAGGTCGCTGTGGGGGCCGGCACCGGTCACCTACGGTCTGATCGCCCTGTGCTCTCTGATCTTCCTGGTCGGCCCTGCCTCGGGGCTCGATCCGGCGTACGGCACCGGGGACGCGGCCCTGGCCGCTCAGCGGGCCTACTTCCACCGCTGGGGCGTGGTCCCGGCCGAGCTGTTCGCGAACTCCCCCGGTGCCGCCCTCACCCCGGCCACCGCGCTGTTCGTCCACGGCAGCTGGGTGCATCTGCTGGGCAACATGCTCTTCCTCTACGTCTTCGGGATGATGGCCGAGGAACGGATGGGCCGGGTGCAGTTCCTCCTCTTCTACGTCGGCTGCGGCTATCTCGCGCTGCTGGGCTACGCGGCCGCCAACGCCGACTCCGAGCAGTCCCTGGTCGGTGCCTCCGGGGCGATCTCGGCGGTCCTCGGCGCGTTCCTGTTCCTCTTCCCCGGAGCCCGGGTGACCAGTCTCCTGCCGTTCCTCTTCTTCCTCCCGCTGCGCTTCCCGGCCTGGGTCGTGCTCCCCTTCTGGGCGGCGCTGCAGTGGCTGGCGGCGGGCCGCGCCTCCGAAGGCCCGGGGGTGGCCTACCTGGCCCACCTGGTGGGCTTCGGCCTGGGCCTGGTCTTCGCGTGGGTGCGCTTCGGCCGTACCACTAGAGTGAAGTCCGCCCCAGCTCCGTCCCCCGAGGGAGAGAACCAGCCGTGA
- a CDS encoding Lrp/AsnC family transcriptional regulator has product MITAIVLIKTSVDRIPEIAERIAALDSVSEVFSVTGTYDLIAMVRVKQHEDLAEVIPGSISKIPGVEGTDTHVAFRTYSQHDLEAAFAIGLDG; this is encoded by the coding sequence GTGATCACCGCGATCGTCCTCATCAAGACCAGCGTGGACCGGATCCCCGAGATCGCGGAGCGGATCGCCGCGCTGGACTCCGTGAGCGAGGTCTTCTCCGTCACGGGCACCTACGACCTGATCGCCATGGTCCGGGTCAAGCAGCACGAGGACCTCGCCGAGGTCATCCCCGGCAGCATCAGCAAGATCCCGGGCGTGGAGGGAACGGACACGCACGTGGCGTTCCGGACCTACTCCCAGCACGACCTGGAGGCCGCGTTCGCGATCGGCCTCGACGGCTAG
- a CDS encoding protein kinase domain-containing protein: MQELRETDPRTIGPYEVLGRLGSGGMGEVYLAEARGGLRLAVKVVRAEHAEDRTFRARFRHEVRAAQTVGGAGTYTARVVDADTEAARPWMATEFVAGPNLRDAVLDRGPLPADAVRLLAAALAEALAAIHAKGLVHRDLKPSNILLSPDGPRVIDFGIVRALEGTALTRTGVVVGSVGYLSPEQIRNGAQVVPASDVFSLGAVLAYASGGKEPFGEGQDSVVLLRILTGDVDLSAVPEEQLPLVEACLRDDPAARPTPAELVAAAGHTAGSLREGLRAGWYTSGAAKEPEAAQSGARWVPAHDSGERESRVEYVAPVTVTDVPAPSHVSPTPARPSRRRLLRAAVGGAGVVTAGGVGGWLWLRDSSDGSPKGEMAAGATGTGSAAGTPATGWQYKVQGLGGRRGPCAALSPDGTRVYVGGADGSLHALDLDGRTVWHTALGAEAMSPLATAQGVYCLLEDDQEGASKLCALGRGGKVRWTRAFAANSQFLVTAGQLILVSYGDGSDAGGVRAYAPDGSVRWSTPTGPAPTGEPMVADGVVYVGTFGDQVQALDAKTGKLLWATAAGLDTGRPALVGDTLVVGSGGEQMLHGIGRKGKPLWNATNDKVYGSRYFTCVPFGGLGVTASDYELAALDPADGSTVWSFQFTDDGTQYSNPTVFGDTVYARHGSTLYGVNRKGKQIWRKRVEGGASVGTQSPVVRSGRVYVATADGITVLALDS; encoded by the coding sequence GTGCAGGAGCTGCGCGAGACGGACCCGCGGACCATCGGGCCCTACGAGGTCCTGGGCAGACTCGGGTCCGGCGGCATGGGCGAGGTGTATCTCGCCGAGGCGCGGGGCGGGCTGCGGCTGGCCGTGAAGGTCGTGCGGGCCGAGCACGCCGAGGACCGTACCTTCCGCGCCCGGTTCCGGCACGAGGTGCGGGCCGCGCAGACCGTCGGCGGGGCGGGCACGTACACCGCGCGGGTCGTGGACGCGGACACCGAGGCCGCGAGGCCGTGGATGGCGACCGAGTTCGTGGCGGGGCCGAACCTGCGGGACGCGGTGCTCGACCGGGGGCCGTTGCCCGCGGACGCGGTACGGCTGCTTGCGGCCGCGCTCGCCGAGGCGCTCGCCGCGATCCACGCCAAGGGGCTGGTGCACCGGGACCTCAAGCCCTCCAACATCCTGCTCTCGCCGGACGGGCCCAGAGTCATCGACTTCGGGATCGTCAGAGCTCTGGAGGGCACGGCACTGACCCGGACCGGCGTGGTCGTCGGGTCGGTCGGCTATCTCTCGCCCGAGCAGATCCGCAACGGCGCCCAGGTGGTGCCGGCCAGCGACGTCTTCTCCCTGGGCGCGGTCCTCGCGTACGCGTCCGGCGGCAAGGAACCGTTCGGCGAGGGGCAGGATTCGGTCGTTCTGCTGCGGATCCTGACCGGGGACGTCGATCTGTCCGCCGTACCGGAGGAACAACTGCCGCTGGTGGAGGCGTGTCTGCGGGACGACCCCGCCGCGCGGCCGACGCCCGCGGAGCTGGTCGCGGCCGCGGGGCACACCGCGGGATCGCTGCGCGAGGGACTGCGGGCGGGGTGGTACACCTCCGGTGCCGCGAAGGAGCCCGAGGCCGCGCAGAGCGGTGCGCGCTGGGTTCCCGCTCACGACTCGGGGGAGCGGGAGAGCCGGGTCGAGTACGTGGCGCCCGTGACCGTCACGGACGTCCCCGCGCCCAGCCATGTCTCACCGACGCCCGCTCGGCCGTCCCGGCGCCGGCTGCTGCGGGCCGCGGTGGGCGGTGCCGGGGTCGTGACGGCCGGCGGTGTGGGCGGGTGGCTGTGGCTGCGGGACTCCTCGGACGGATCCCCGAAGGGCGAGATGGCGGCCGGGGCGACCGGTACGGGGTCCGCGGCCGGCACACCCGCGACGGGCTGGCAGTACAAGGTCCAGGGGCTCGGCGGGCGGCGCGGCCCCTGCGCCGCTCTCTCGCCCGACGGCACACGGGTGTACGTCGGCGGCGCGGACGGCTCGCTGCACGCGCTGGACCTGGACGGGCGGACCGTGTGGCACACCGCACTGGGCGCCGAGGCCATGTCCCCGCTCGCCACCGCGCAGGGCGTGTACTGCCTGCTGGAGGACGACCAGGAGGGCGCCTCCAAGCTGTGCGCGCTCGGCCGGGGCGGCAAGGTCCGCTGGACCAGGGCGTTCGCCGCGAACAGCCAGTTCCTGGTCACCGCGGGGCAACTGATCCTGGTGTCCTACGGCGACGGCTCGGACGCGGGCGGGGTGCGGGCCTACGCCCCCGACGGCAGCGTGCGCTGGTCCACGCCGACCGGGCCGGCGCCCACCGGTGAGCCCATGGTGGCGGACGGGGTGGTCTACGTCGGCACGTTCGGGGACCAGGTGCAGGCGCTGGACGCGAAGACCGGCAAGCTGCTCTGGGCGACGGCGGCCGGCCTCGACACCGGGCGGCCCGCGCTGGTCGGCGACACGCTGGTGGTCGGATCGGGCGGCGAGCAGATGCTGCACGGCATCGGCCGCAAGGGCAAGCCGCTGTGGAACGCGACCAACGACAAGGTGTACGGCAGCCGTTACTTCACCTGCGTGCCCTTCGGCGGCCTGGGCGTCACCGCGTCCGACTACGAACTCGCCGCCCTGGACCCCGCCGACGGGTCGACGGTGTGGTCCTTCCAGTTCACCGACGACGGAACCCAGTACAGCAACCCGACGGTCTTCGGCGACACCGTCTACGCACGCCACGGCTCGACGCTCTACGGCGTCAACCGCAAGGGCAAGCAGATCTGGCGGAAGCGCGTCGAGGGCGGCGCCTCCGTCGGCACCCAGTCGCCTGTCGTCCGGAGCGGCCGCGTGTACGTCGCGACCGCCGACGGCATCACCGTGCTCGCGCTCGACTCCTAG
- a CDS encoding aminotransferase class V-fold PLP-dependent enzyme — protein MSVSTAASALTICAQLPVLGRDVTVPLVTGGEVTYAALDYAASAPALQRVWDDVAAYAPYYGSVHRGAGYLSQLSTDLFENARRTVTEFLDCRDDDQLVFTRSTTDSLNLLAAALPADCQVFVFETEHHASLLPWKDARVTYLDAPRTPRQAVETLEKALADRDPQGPALVCVTGASNVTGELWPVRELAAAAHSHGARIVLDAAQLAPHHPLSVRDLDVDWVAFSGHKLYAPFGSGVLAGRADWLRAADPYLAGGGASRKVTRREDGGVDVEWHESAARHEAGSPNVIGAYSIASACRALTEAGFDTLVAREQHLIEKVKAGLAEVPEVRVLSLFGDDAPRVGVISFVVEGWNSSHFAAALSAEYGIGVRDGLFCAHPLVRTLLGSDPQSQGECGAPEAAPGEKSLNAIRVSFGAGTPDEHVERFVRAVKELVADGAKWTYRTEDGRCVPAV, from the coding sequence ATGTCTGTCTCCACCGCTGCCTCCGCCCTGACCATTTGTGCCCAGCTGCCCGTTCTGGGGCGAGATGTCACCGTCCCTCTCGTCACCGGCGGCGAGGTCACCTACGCGGCCCTCGACTACGCGGCCAGCGCCCCCGCCCTCCAGCGCGTCTGGGACGACGTGGCGGCCTATGCGCCCTACTACGGCAGCGTGCACCGCGGCGCCGGCTACCTCTCGCAGCTGTCGACCGACCTGTTCGAGAACGCCCGCAGGACCGTCACCGAGTTCCTCGACTGCCGGGACGACGACCAGCTGGTCTTCACCCGGTCGACCACCGACTCGCTCAACCTCCTCGCCGCCGCCCTTCCCGCCGACTGCCAGGTCTTCGTCTTCGAGACCGAACACCACGCCTCGCTGCTGCCGTGGAAGGACGCCCGGGTCACCTACCTCGACGCCCCGCGCACCCCGCGGCAGGCCGTGGAGACGCTGGAGAAGGCCCTCGCCGACCGGGACCCCCAGGGCCCGGCCCTGGTGTGCGTCACCGGCGCCTCCAACGTCACCGGTGAGCTGTGGCCCGTACGGGAGCTTGCGGCAGCCGCACACTCCCACGGCGCCCGAATCGTGCTCGACGCGGCCCAGCTGGCCCCGCACCACCCGTTGAGCGTCCGTGACCTCGACGTCGACTGGGTCGCCTTCTCCGGCCACAAGCTCTACGCCCCCTTCGGCTCGGGCGTCCTGGCCGGCCGCGCCGACTGGCTCCGGGCCGCCGACCCCTACCTCGCGGGCGGCGGCGCCAGCCGCAAGGTCACGCGGCGCGAGGACGGCGGAGTGGACGTGGAGTGGCACGAGAGCGCCGCCCGCCACGAGGCCGGCTCGCCGAACGTCATCGGCGCCTACTCCATCGCCTCCGCCTGCCGGGCCCTGACCGAGGCCGGCTTCGACACCCTGGTCGCCCGCGAGCAGCACCTGATCGAGAAGGTGAAGGCGGGCCTCGCCGAGGTGCCCGAGGTCCGCGTCCTCTCCCTCTTCGGCGACGACGCCCCCCGCGTCGGAGTGATCTCCTTCGTCGTCGAGGGCTGGAACAGCTCCCACTTCGCCGCCGCCCTCTCCGCCGAGTACGGAATCGGCGTCCGCGACGGCCTCTTCTGCGCCCACCCCCTCGTCCGCACCCTCCTCGGCAGCGACCCGCAGTCCCAGGGCGAGTGCGGCGCCCCCGAGGCCGCGCCCGGCGAGAAGTCCCTCAACGCGATCCGGGTGAGCTTCGGCGCGGGCACACCGGACGAGCACGTGGAGCGGTTCGTACGCGCCGTCAAGGAACTGGTCGCGGACGGTGCGAAGTGGACGTACCGCACCGAGGACGGCCGCTGCGTCCCGGCCGTCTGA
- the trpD gene encoding anthranilate phosphoribosyltransferase: MSAVTPAGGDTAAGRSWPVLLNGLLEGRDLSADDTAWAMDLIMRGEATDAQIAGFAVALRAKGETVQEITGLVRTMYEHANVIEVPGRTVDIVGTGGDGAKTVNISTMSAIVIAGTGAKVVKHGNRAASSASGASDVLEKLGVNLELTPKRVAEVAEEAGITFCFAIKFHPALRHVAAARGQLGIRTTFNALGPLTNPAKVKAQAVGVADPRLAPLIAGVLAERGNSSLVFRGDDGFDELTTTSTSRVWVVRDGKVTEESFDPRDVGIELVPVEALRGADPSYNAEVARRLLDGETGPVRDAVLLNSAAALVALDPGPGTLAEQIGAAMAKAAESIDSGSAKRTLERWVAASHA; the protein is encoded by the coding sequence ATGAGCGCTGTGACCCCCGCTGGAGGCGACACCGCGGCGGGCCGTTCCTGGCCCGTTCTGCTCAACGGCCTGCTGGAGGGCCGTGACCTGTCCGCCGACGACACCGCCTGGGCGATGGACCTGATCATGCGCGGTGAGGCCACGGACGCGCAGATCGCCGGGTTCGCGGTGGCGTTGCGCGCCAAGGGCGAGACCGTCCAGGAGATCACCGGGCTGGTCCGGACGATGTACGAGCACGCGAACGTCATCGAGGTGCCGGGCCGGACCGTCGACATCGTCGGCACGGGCGGCGACGGCGCGAAGACCGTGAACATCTCCACGATGTCGGCGATCGTCATCGCCGGCACCGGCGCGAAGGTCGTCAAGCACGGCAACCGGGCCGCCTCCTCCGCGTCCGGCGCCTCGGACGTCCTGGAGAAGCTCGGCGTCAATCTGGAGCTGACGCCGAAGCGGGTGGCCGAGGTGGCCGAGGAGGCCGGGATCACCTTCTGCTTCGCGATCAAGTTCCATCCGGCGCTGCGTCATGTGGCCGCCGCGCGGGGGCAGTTGGGGATCCGGACCACCTTCAACGCGCTCGGTCCGCTGACCAACCCGGCCAAGGTGAAGGCGCAGGCCGTGGGCGTCGCCGACCCCCGCCTGGCGCCGCTCATCGCCGGCGTCCTGGCCGAGCGGGGCAACTCCTCCCTCGTCTTCCGCGGCGACGACGGCTTCGACGAGCTGACCACGACGTCCACGTCCCGGGTGTGGGTCGTGCGCGACGGCAAGGTCACCGAGGAGAGCTTCGACCCGCGGGACGTCGGCATCGAGCTGGTCCCGGTGGAGGCTCTGCGGGGCGCGGACCCGTCGTACAACGCGGAGGTCGCGCGGCGGCTGCTGGACGGCGAGACGGGCCCCGTCCGGGATGCCGTACTGCTGAACTCGGCGGCGGCGCTGGTGGCACTGGACCCGGGTCCGGGGACGCTGGCCGAGCAGATCGGCGCCGCCATGGCGAAGGCGGCCGAGTCGATCGACTCCGGGTCCGCCAAGCGCACGCTGGAGCGCTGGGTGGCCGCGAGCCACGCGTAA
- the qcrB gene encoding cytochrome bc1 complex cytochrome b subunit, which yields MSTNESTAANGSRRDKAPAGERVADWADGRLGIYSLAKSNMRKIFPDHWSFMLGEVCLYSFIIIILTGVYLTLFFHPSMNEVEYHGSYVPLQGQLMSEAFNSTMHISFDVRGGLLIRQIHHWAALIFLAGMFVHMMRVFFTGAFRKPREVNWLFGFLLFVLGMFTGFTGYSLPDDLLSGTGVRFMEGAILSVPIVGTYLSFFLFGGEFPGGDFVARFYSIHVLLLPGIMLGLVVGHLILVFYHKHTQFAGPGKTNNNVVGMPLLPVYMAKAGGFFFLVFGVIAAIAAIASINPIWAMGPYRPDQVSTGAQPDWYMGFSEGLIRVMPGWEINFWGHTLVLGVFIPLVIFPLVLVAIAVYPFIEAWVTGDKREHHILDRPRNAPTRTAFGVAWITWYMVLLIGGGNDLWATHFHLSINAITWFVRVAFFVAPVLAFIATKRICLGLQRRDKDKVLHGRESGIIKRLPHGEFIEVHEPLSQEQLHTLTAHEQYEPAAIGATVDENGVERKVKGSQKLRAKLSEAYYGEESQIPKPTVEEYKEITSGHGHH from the coding sequence ATGAGCACAAACGAGAGCACCGCGGCCAACGGGTCGCGGCGCGACAAGGCCCCGGCGGGCGAACGCGTCGCCGACTGGGCCGACGGCCGACTGGGGATCTACTCCCTGGCCAAGTCCAACATGCGCAAGATCTTCCCCGACCACTGGTCGTTCATGTTGGGCGAGGTCTGCCTCTACAGCTTCATCATCATCATCCTCACGGGTGTGTACCTGACGCTGTTCTTCCACCCGTCGATGAACGAGGTGGAGTACCACGGCAGTTACGTCCCGCTGCAGGGCCAGCTGATGTCCGAGGCGTTCAACTCGACCATGCACATCTCCTTCGATGTGCGCGGTGGTCTGCTGATCCGGCAGATCCACCACTGGGCGGCGCTGATCTTCCTCGCCGGCATGTTCGTGCACATGATGCGCGTGTTCTTCACGGGCGCGTTCCGCAAGCCGCGTGAGGTCAACTGGCTGTTCGGCTTCCTGCTGTTCGTCCTGGGCATGTTCACCGGCTTCACCGGCTACTCGCTCCCGGACGACCTGCTCTCCGGCACCGGTGTCCGCTTCATGGAGGGCGCGATCCTGTCCGTGCCGATCGTCGGCACGTACCTGTCGTTCTTCCTCTTCGGCGGCGAGTTCCCGGGCGGCGACTTCGTGGCCCGCTTCTACTCGATCCACGTACTGCTGCTGCCGGGCATCATGCTCGGCCTGGTCGTCGGCCACCTGATCCTGGTCTTCTACCACAAGCACACGCAGTTCGCGGGCCCCGGAAAGACGAACAACAACGTCGTCGGCATGCCGCTGCTGCCGGTCTACATGGCCAAGGCCGGAGGCTTCTTCTTCCTGGTCTTCGGTGTCATCGCGGCCATCGCGGCGATCGCCTCGATCAACCCGATCTGGGCCATGGGCCCCTACCGTCCCGACCAGGTGTCGACCGGCGCCCAGCCCGACTGGTACATGGGCTTCTCCGAGGGCCTGATCCGTGTCATGCCGGGCTGGGAGATCAACTTCTGGGGCCACACACTCGTCCTGGGTGTGTTCATCCCGCTGGTGATCTTCCCGCTGGTCCTGGTCGCGATCGCGGTCTACCCGTTCATCGAGGCCTGGGTCACCGGCGACAAGCGCGAGCACCACATCCTGGACCGCCCGCGCAACGCGCCGACGCGTACCGCCTTCGGCGTCGCGTGGATCACCTGGTACATGGTGCTGCTGATCGGTGGTGGAAACGACCTCTGGGCCACCCACTTCCACCTGTCGATCAACGCCATCACCTGGTTCGTCCGGGTCGCGTTCTTCGTCGCCCCGGTCCTCGCGTTCATCGCCACCAAGCGGATCTGCCTCGGCCTCCAGCGCCGCGACAAGGACAAGGTGCTGCACGGCCGCGAGTCCGGCATCATCAAGCGCCTGCCGCACGGTGAGTTCATCGAGGTGCACGAGCCGCTCAGCCAGGAGCAGCTGCACACGCTCACGGCGCACGAGCAGTACGAGCCGGCCGCGATCGGCGCCACGGTCGACGAGAACGGCGTCGAGCGCAAGGTGAAGGGCTCCCAGAAGCTGCGCGCCAAGCTGAGCGAGGCGTACTACGGCGAGGAGTCCCAGATCCCCAAGCCCACCGTCGAGGAGTACAAGGAGATCACGAGCGGCCACGGCCACCACTGA
- the qcrA gene encoding cytochrome bc1 complex Rieske iron-sulfur subunit produces MSSQDIPEENLPAEQDAHGAVGVADEKDPFADPGLPPHEHRVQDIDERAARRSERTVAMLFTVSMLATVGFIASYVGIPHDKSIFVFPIGHINALNFALGLTLGLALFSIGAGAVHWARTLMSDEEIADERHPIEASPEVRAKVHADFKQGAKESALGRRKLIRNTMFGALALFPLSGVMLLRDLGPLPGTKLRHTMWRKGLQLVNMNTNEPLRPSDVAVGSLTFAKPEGLEEHDEEFQTEIAKAALMIVRIQPDNIKDKRELEWSHEGIVAYSKICTHVGCPISLYEQQTHHVLCPCHQSTFDLSDGARVIFGPAGHALPQLRIGVNDQGYLQALGDFEEPVGPAFWERG; encoded by the coding sequence ATGAGTAGCCAAGACATTCCAGAAGAGAACCTGCCCGCAGAGCAGGACGCGCACGGCGCGGTAGGCGTCGCGGACGAGAAGGACCCCTTCGCGGACCCCGGCCTCCCGCCCCACGAGCACCGGGTGCAGGACATCGACGAGCGGGCCGCCAGGCGGTCCGAGCGCACGGTGGCCATGCTGTTCACGGTGTCGATGCTGGCCACCGTCGGGTTCATCGCCTCGTACGTGGGCATCCCCCACGACAAGTCGATCTTCGTCTTCCCGATCGGGCACATCAACGCGCTGAACTTCGCGCTGGGCCTGACCCTCGGTCTCGCCCTCTTCTCGATCGGCGCGGGTGCGGTCCACTGGGCCCGCACCCTGATGTCCGACGAGGAGATCGCCGACGAGCGCCACCCGATCGAGGCGTCCCCCGAGGTCCGCGCGAAGGTCCACGCGGACTTCAAGCAGGGCGCCAAGGAGTCGGCGCTCGGCCGTCGCAAGCTGATCCGCAACACGATGTTCGGCGCGCTGGCCCTGTTCCCGCTCTCCGGCGTCATGCTGCTGCGCGACCTCGGCCCGCTGCCCGGCACCAAGCTGCGTCACACCATGTGGCGCAAGGGCCTCCAGCTCGTCAACATGAACACCAACGAGCCGCTGCGTCCCTCCGACGTCGCGGTCGGCTCGCTGACCTTCGCCAAGCCCGAGGGCCTGGAGGAGCACGACGAGGAGTTCCAGACCGAGATCGCCAAGGCCGCCCTGATGATCGTCCGTATCCAGCCGGACAACATCAAGGACAAGCGCGAGCTCGAGTGGTCGCACGAGGGGATCGTCGCGTACTCGAAGATCTGCACCCACGTGGGTTGCCCGATCTCCCTGTACGAGCAGCAGACCCACCACGTGCTCTGCCCCTGCCACCAATCCACCTTCGACCTCTCCGACGGTGCCCGGGTGATCTTCGGCCCCGCCGGTCACGCCCTGCCGCAGCTGCGCATCGGCGTGAACGACCAGGGTTACCTCCAAGCGCTCGGCGACTTCGAGGAGCCCGTCGGTCCTGCATTCTGGGAGCGCGGATGA
- the qcrC gene encoding cytochrome bc1 complex diheme cytochrome c subunit has translation MKKLSARRRHPLAALVVLLLALACTGGLYAVFAPASKAQADETAQSLAIDEGKKLFAVGCASCHGAGGQGSSDGPSLVGVGAAAVDFQVGTGRMPAQQPGAQVPRKKVIYTQAEIDQLAAFVASLGAGPNIPTQAQYGPDGADIAKGGELFRDNCTQCHNFTGKGGALTHGKFAPSLEGVDPKHIYEAMQTGPQNMPSFPDTTLSEQNKKDIIAYLNAVNGDDTVSPGGLELGGLGPVSEGLFAWIFGLGALIAVAVWVAARTAKAKKS, from the coding sequence GTGAAAAAGCTCTCCGCACGACGACGCCACCCGCTGGCGGCGCTCGTCGTCCTACTCCTCGCGCTGGCATGCACCGGGGGGCTGTACGCCGTGTTCGCGCCCGCGAGCAAGGCGCAGGCAGATGAAACCGCCCAGTCCCTGGCCATCGACGAGGGCAAGAAGCTCTTCGCCGTAGGCTGCGCCAGTTGCCACGGCGCCGGCGGTCAGGGATCCTCCGACGGTCCGAGCCTCGTGGGCGTGGGCGCCGCGGCCGTCGACTTCCAGGTCGGCACCGGCCGTATGCCGGCCCAGCAGCCGGGCGCGCAGGTTCCGCGCAAGAAGGTCATTTACACGCAGGCCGAGATCGACCAGCTGGCCGCGTTCGTCGCCTCGCTGGGCGCGGGTCCGAACATCCCGACCCAGGCGCAGTACGGCCCCGACGGCGCCGACATCGCCAAGGGCGGCGAGCTCTTCCGTGACAACTGCACGCAGTGCCACAACTTCACCGGCAAGGGTGGCGCGCTGACGCACGGCAAGTTCGCGCCGAGCCTCGAGGGCGTCGACCCGAAGCACATCTACGAGGCCATGCAGACCGGCCCGCAGAACATGCCGTCGTTCCCCGACACCACGCTGTCGGAGCAGAACAAGAAGGACATCATCGCGTACCTGAACGCGGTCAACGGCGACGACACCGTGAGCCCCGGCGGCCTTGAGCTGGGCGGTCTCGGCCCGGTCTCCGAAGGCCTGTTCGCCTGGATCTTCGGCCTCGGCGCGCTGATCGCGGTCGCCGTCTGGGTCGCCGCTCGGACCGCAAAGGCCAAGAAGTCATGA
- the ctaE gene encoding aa3-type cytochrome oxidase subunit III: MSVVATATTVETGHAHPSVNRPNLTSVGTIIWLSSELMFFAALFAMYFTLRSVTGPDHWKEMAHSLNFPFSATNTTILVLSSLTCQLGVFAAERGDVKKLRGWFIITFIMGAIFIGGQIYEYTELVKKDGLSLSSDPYGSVFYLTTGFHGMHVTGGLIAFLFVLGRTYAAKRFTHEQATAAIVVSYYWHFVDVVWIGLFATIYMIK; encoded by the coding sequence ATGTCGGTCGTGGCGACAGCAACGACAGTAGAAACCGGGCACGCGCACCCGTCGGTCAACCGGCCGAACCTCACCAGCGTCGGAACCATCATCTGGCTGAGTTCCGAGCTGATGTTCTTCGCGGCCCTCTTCGCGATGTACTTCACCCTGCGATCGGTGACGGGTCCTGATCACTGGAAGGAAATGGCGCACAGCCTGAACTTCCCGTTCTCGGCGACGAACACCACGATCCTGGTGCTCTCCTCGCTCACCTGCCAGCTCGGCGTGTTCGCCGCCGAGCGCGGTGACGTGAAGAAGCTCCGGGGCTGGTTCATCATCACCTTCATCATGGGCGCGATCTTCATCGGCGGTCAGATCTACGAGTACACCGAGCTGGTGAAGAAGGACGGGCTCTCGCTCTCCTCGGACCCGTACGGCTCGGTGTTCTACCTGACCACCGGCTTCCACGGTATGCACGTGACGGGCGGCCTCATCGCGTTCCTGTTCGTTCTCGGGCGTACCTACGCGGCCAAGAGGTTCACCCACGAGCAGGCGACCGCCGCAATCGTCGTGTCCTACTACTGGCACTTCGTCGACGTCGTCTGGATCGGCCTCTTCGCCACGATCTACATGATCAAGTAG